In Nycticebus coucang isolate mNycCou1 chromosome 9, mNycCou1.pri, whole genome shotgun sequence, the following are encoded in one genomic region:
- the LOC128594171 gene encoding syntenin-1-like isoform X1 codes for MSLYPSLEDLKEDKVIQAQSAFSANPANPAILSEASAPVSQDGNLYPKLHPELPQYMGLSLNEEEIRANMVLVPEAPVQGQLVARPTSMNYMVAPVTGNDVGIRRAEIKQGIHEVILCKDQDGKIGLRLKSIDNGIFVQLVQANSPASLVGLRFGDQVLQINGENCAGWSSDKAHQVFKQASGEKITMTIRDRPFEWTITMHKDSSGHVGFIFKNGKITSIVKDSSAARNGLLMEHICEINGQNVIELKDSQIADMLSTARTVVTITNMPAFIFEHIIKHRRQAL; via the coding sequence ATGTCTCTCTATCCATCTCTTGAAGACTTGAAGGAAGACAAAGTAATTCAGGCTCAGAGTGCCTTTTCTGCAAATCCTGCCAACCCAGCGATTTTGTCAGAAGCTTCTGCTCCTGTCTCTCAAGATGGAAATCTCTATCCTAAACTGCATCCAGAGCTCCCTCAGTACATGGGCCTGAgtttaaatgaagaagaaatacgTGCAAATATGGTCCTGGTCCCTGAAGCACCAGTTCAGGGGCAGTTGGTAGCAAGGCCTACTAGTATGAACTATATGGTTGCTCCTGTAACTGGTAATGATGTTGGAATTCGTAGAGCAGAAATTAAGCAAGGGATTCATGAAGTCATTTTGTGTAAGGATCAAGATGGAAAAATTGGACTTAGGCTTAAATCGATAGATAATGGTATATTTGTTCAGCTGGTCCAGGCTAATTCTCCAGCCTCTTTGGTTGGTCTGAGATTTGGGGACCAAGTACTCCAGATCAATGGTGAAAACTGTGCTGGCTGGAGCTCTGATAAAGCACACCAGGTGTTCAAACAGGCTTCTGGAGAGAAGATTACTATGACCATTCGTGACAGGCCCTTTGAATGGACAATCACCATGCACAAGGATAGCAGTGGACATGTTggctttatctttaaaaatggaaaaataacatcCATAGTCAAAGATAGTTCTGCAGCCAGAAATGGTCTTCTCATGGAGCACATCTGTGAAATCAATGGGCAGAATGTCATTGAATTGAAGGACTCTCAAATTGCAGACATGCTGTCAACAGCTAGAACTGTAGTTACCATTACGAACATGCCTGCTTTTATCTTTGAACATATCATTAAACATAGGCGCCAAGCATTATGA
- the LOC128594171 gene encoding syntenin-1-like isoform X2 gives MSLYPSLEDLKEDKVIQAQSAFSANPANPAILSEASAPVSQDGNLYPKLHPELPQYMGLSLNEEEIRANMVLVPEAPVQGQLLVQANSPASLVGLRFGDQVLQINGENCAGWSSDKAHQVFKQASGEKITMTIRDRPFEWTITMHKDSSGHVGFIFKNGKITSIVKDSSAARNGLLMEHICEINGQNVIELKDSQIADMLSTARTVVTITNMPAFIFEHIIKHRRQAL, from the exons ATGTCTCTCTATCCATCTCTTGAAGACTTGAAGGAAGACAAAGTAATTCAGGCTCAGAGTGCCTTTTCTGCAAATCCTGCCAACCCAGCGATTTTGTCAGAAGCTTCTGCTCCTGTCTCTCAAGATGGAAATCTCTATCCTAAACTGCATCCAGAGCTCCCTCAGTACATGGGCCTGAgtttaaatgaagaagaaatacgTGCAAATATGGTCCTGGTCCCTGAAGCACCAGTTCAGGGGCAGTTG CTGGTCCAGGCTAATTCTCCAGCCTCTTTGGTTGGTCTGAGATTTGGGGACCAAGTACTCCAGATCAATGGTGAAAACTGTGCTGGCTGGAGCTCTGATAAAGCACACCAGGTGTTCAAACAGGCTTCTGGAGAGAAGATTACTATGACCATTCGTGACAGGCCCTTTGAATGGACAATCACCATGCACAAGGATAGCAGTGGACATGTTggctttatctttaaaaatggaaaaataacatcCATAGTCAAAGATAGTTCTGCAGCCAGAAATGGTCTTCTCATGGAGCACATCTGTGAAATCAATGGGCAGAATGTCATTGAATTGAAGGACTCTCAAATTGCAGACATGCTGTCAACAGCTAGAACTGTAGTTACCATTACGAACATGCCTGCTTTTATCTTTGAACATATCATTAAACATAGGCGCCAAGCATTATGA